In Lycium ferocissimum isolate CSIRO_LF1 chromosome 11, AGI_CSIRO_Lferr_CH_V1, whole genome shotgun sequence, a single genomic region encodes these proteins:
- the LOC132038198 gene encoding uncharacterized protein LOC132038198 has protein sequence MSVQILDGATILNFVEDEEAFSEFIAERFSNLDKDHDGMLSYPEMLKELRYTWWSSHIGLRVFDTHFGIDVKTDPNEVSRVYSSIFVQFDRDSNGTVDMEEFKQETKEMMVAMANGLGFLPVQMVLEENSFLKKS, from the exons ATGAGTGTACAAATTTTGGACGGTGCCACCATTCTTAACTTCGTGGAAGACGAAGAAGCATTTAGCGAATTTATCGCAGAGCGCTTCAGCAACCTCGATAAAGACCATGATGGCATGCTTTCTTATCCGGAAATGCTGAAGGAGCTGCGGTATACGTGGTGGTCGAGCCACATA GGGCTAAGGGTCTTCGATACACATTTTGGTATCGACGTGAAAACGGATCCAAATGAGGTTTCTCGAGTTTATAGCTCAATCTTTGTTCAGTTCGATCGCGACTCAAATGGGACGGTGGATATGGAGGAATTTAAACAGGAGACGAAAGAGATGATGGTGGCAATGGCTAATGGTTTAGGGTTCTTGCCAGTTCAAATGGTACTTGAAGAGAACAGTTTCTTGAAGAAAAGTTGA